One Glutamicibacter mishrai genomic window carries:
- a CDS encoding glycoside hydrolase family 2 TIM barrel-domain containing protein yields the protein MTRSSFNSNWSYRPKTSIFADVQGQSSAGIPVRLPHDAIIGLERRADAPSGAAGAYFPAGAFEYVTSLDVPLEWSDKHVALEFEGVYRDAMIYVNGAFIAQRPNGYAAFVVSLDGFLEYGAQNTIRVDARTHDDSRWYTGAGIYREVHLWVSDRVHILEQNGVRITTPDIDDQCAVVAIATRVRNAGILTRTATVSTEILDPDGNVVGVQNSPITTLPQTEGVVRQRIYVPGPQRWSVDRPALYTARTRLNGIADEPEIRHTTFGIRTLQLDPHHGLRINGETVKLRGACIHHDNGIMGAATFADAEERRIILLKAAGFNAIRSSHNPMSVAMLDACDRHGVLVMDETFDMWTDSKSPFDYALSFPEWWERDVEAMVATDFNHPSVIIYSIGNEIPETGNAIASQWGRKLAEKVRELDGTRFVTNGINGFVSAMSEISTVIEAATAQSTTEGGPESAEADGGINALMGSTEDFMDWVATSPLVTAATAESFAMLDIVGLNYGDARYELERQEHPERIVVGTETFPSRIDRNWKLVTDHPQVIGDFTWSGWDYLGEVGVGRVKYEGESDAFDGQFPWLTSWSADLDITGHRRPMSYYRQTVFGLRSTPYIAVRRPSNYGRAFTLGQWSWTDAVSSWSWNVADGSPVILEVYSNADEIELELNGRVIARELVGSRRAFVADFELPFEAGALTAIALREGKEVGRTMLRTASGEALLDVRLDKSSTDLRDGALFFVEIELRDADGNLINDADRPVTVCVTGAGSLAAFGSGRPCTSERFDQDTHGTYDGRVLAVIRPDRVGLVEVTVSAEGVADVVVRAEVHERSSAPFLDSITPSNFTESIQA from the coding sequence ATGACCCGCTCATCTTTCAATTCCAATTGGTCCTACCGGCCGAAGACCAGCATATTCGCGGATGTGCAGGGTCAGTCATCGGCAGGTATCCCGGTGCGCCTGCCGCACGATGCGATCATCGGCCTCGAACGCCGTGCTGATGCGCCCAGCGGTGCCGCGGGCGCCTATTTCCCAGCCGGTGCATTCGAGTATGTCACCTCGCTCGATGTCCCGCTGGAGTGGAGCGATAAGCACGTCGCGCTCGAATTCGAAGGCGTCTATCGCGACGCCATGATTTACGTGAACGGTGCATTCATCGCGCAACGGCCCAACGGCTATGCAGCCTTCGTGGTCTCGCTCGACGGCTTCCTCGAATACGGTGCTCAGAACACCATCCGAGTGGATGCTCGGACGCATGACGATTCGCGGTGGTACACCGGCGCAGGGATTTACCGCGAAGTGCACCTCTGGGTCAGCGATCGAGTGCACATCTTGGAGCAGAACGGTGTCCGGATCACGACACCCGATATCGATGATCAGTGCGCTGTTGTGGCGATTGCTACGCGCGTGCGCAACGCCGGAATCCTCACCCGCACGGCAACGGTGTCCACCGAGATCCTTGATCCAGATGGCAATGTCGTTGGGGTTCAGAACAGCCCGATCACGACGCTTCCCCAAACTGAAGGAGTCGTCCGGCAGAGGATCTATGTCCCAGGACCGCAACGATGGAGCGTCGATCGTCCAGCCCTCTACACCGCTCGTACGCGGCTAAACGGTATTGCCGACGAACCGGAGATCCGCCACACGACCTTCGGAATTCGAACCCTGCAACTCGACCCCCATCACGGTCTGCGCATCAACGGTGAAACCGTGAAGCTACGAGGCGCATGCATCCATCACGACAACGGCATCATGGGCGCCGCGACTTTCGCGGATGCCGAAGAACGTCGCATCATCCTCCTCAAAGCCGCCGGCTTCAACGCCATCCGCAGCAGCCACAACCCCATGAGTGTTGCGATGCTCGACGCCTGCGACCGTCACGGCGTCCTGGTGATGGACGAGACTTTCGACATGTGGACCGATTCGAAATCGCCCTTCGACTACGCGCTCTCCTTCCCCGAATGGTGGGAAAGAGACGTCGAGGCGATGGTCGCCACGGATTTTAACCACCCCAGCGTGATCATCTACTCGATCGGAAATGAGATCCCCGAAACGGGTAACGCGATCGCAAGTCAATGGGGACGCAAACTCGCAGAAAAGGTCAGGGAGCTCGACGGCACACGCTTCGTCACCAACGGTATCAACGGCTTCGTCTCTGCAATGAGCGAGATCTCCACGGTCATCGAGGCAGCCACCGCGCAGTCCACCACAGAGGGGGGACCTGAGAGCGCGGAGGCCGACGGCGGCATCAACGCACTCATGGGAAGTACCGAGGACTTCATGGACTGGGTGGCCACGTCGCCACTGGTCACCGCTGCCACGGCGGAGTCTTTCGCGATGCTCGATATTGTCGGATTGAACTATGGTGATGCACGATACGAACTGGAACGGCAAGAACACCCAGAGCGCATCGTGGTCGGCACGGAGACGTTCCCCTCGCGTATCGATCGCAACTGGAAACTCGTGACTGATCATCCGCAGGTGATCGGAGATTTCACGTGGTCCGGATGGGATTACCTCGGCGAAGTCGGAGTAGGACGCGTCAAATATGAGGGAGAGTCGGACGCGTTCGATGGGCAGTTCCCATGGCTGACGTCTTGGTCGGCGGACCTAGACATCACGGGCCACCGCCGCCCCATGTCGTATTACCGCCAGACCGTATTCGGCCTGCGTTCCACGCCCTATATCGCCGTTAGGCGTCCCTCCAATTATGGTCGTGCGTTCACCCTGGGGCAGTGGAGCTGGACGGATGCCGTCTCCAGCTGGAGCTGGAACGTCGCGGACGGGTCACCGGTGATCCTCGAGGTCTACAGCAATGCTGACGAGATCGAACTCGAGCTGAACGGTCGGGTGATCGCGAGGGAGCTGGTCGGAAGCCGACGCGCTTTTGTGGCGGACTTCGAGCTTCCGTTCGAGGCGGGTGCGCTCACCGCGATCGCCTTGCGCGAGGGCAAGGAAGTCGGACGCACCATGCTGCGCACGGCATCCGGCGAGGCGCTTCTTGATGTCAGGCTCGACAAGTCCAGCACCGATTTGCGCGACGGGGCGCTATTCTTCGTCGAGATCGAGCTCCGAGACGCCGACGGCAACCTCATCAACGATGCTGATCGTCCCGTGACTGTCTGCGTGACCGGGGCAGGATCGCTGGCGGCTTTCGGCAGCGGACGCCCTTGCACGTCGGAGCGTTTTGACCAGGACACACACGGTACATATGACGGGCGTGTGCTCGCGGTAATCCGTCCTGATCGTGTCGGTCTCGTCGAGGTCACCGTTTCCGCAGAGGGGGTAGCGGATGTGGTTGTCCGTGCCGAGGTGCATGAGCGTTCTTCCGCTCCCTTTTTGGACAGCATCACGCCGTCCAATTTCACAGAATCGATCCAAGCATGA
- a CDS encoding SDR family NAD(P)-dependent oxidoreductase: MNTRLTEKIIIVTGAASGIGRGTALRLLSEGAQVAALDLREEDLRLLHESAPDNERSRLFTQPVDIADEQSVQEAVAVVIARFGRLDAIVNAAGILYGDHTHEMTLDRWNRLLQVNLTGTFLMVRESLPHLLEKKGGVIINFASTSAFFAHPYMAAYAATKGAIASFTHSVALEYAKQGLRAVNIVPGGITSGITNTTPQNLPADADWSLLEHLGAPLNDGRMGTPAEVAGVIAMLISEDGAFITGTEIRIDGGAHT, encoded by the coding sequence ATGAACACCCGGCTTACGGAAAAGATCATCATCGTCACCGGAGCAGCGTCCGGCATCGGACGCGGTACCGCCCTCAGGCTGCTGAGCGAGGGGGCGCAGGTCGCTGCCCTCGATCTGCGCGAGGAGGATCTGCGACTACTTCACGAGAGCGCGCCGGACAATGAGCGCTCTCGGCTCTTCACCCAACCAGTCGATATCGCCGACGAACAGTCAGTGCAAGAAGCGGTGGCGGTAGTCATCGCTCGCTTCGGCCGACTCGATGCGATCGTAAATGCCGCCGGCATTCTGTACGGCGACCACACGCATGAGATGACTCTGGACCGCTGGAACCGCCTCCTCCAGGTGAACTTGACCGGAACCTTCCTGATGGTTCGGGAGAGCCTGCCTCATTTACTGGAGAAGAAGGGTGGTGTCATCATCAACTTTGCGTCGACCTCAGCGTTCTTCGCGCACCCATATATGGCGGCCTACGCTGCGACGAAGGGAGCGATCGCCTCCTTCACTCACTCTGTCGCACTCGAGTACGCAAAGCAGGGCTTACGCGCAGTGAACATCGTCCCGGGCGGAATCACGAGCGGAATCACGAATACCACACCGCAGAATCTGCCGGCGGACGCTGATTGGAGCCTGCTTGAGCATCTTGGCGCACCTCTGAACGATGGGCGAATGGGGACTCCCGCAGAGGTTGCTGGAGTGATCGCCATGCTCATATCCGAGGACGGAGCCTTCATTACGGGCACGGAGATCAGGATCGACGGCGGCGCACACACCTAA
- a CDS encoding NRAMP family divalent metal transporter: MALPESKTEMSPKARRTALLGAMFLMATSAIGPGFITQTTEFTVKIGAAFAFAIVVSILVDIAVQLNVWRVIGVSGMRAQELGNKVLPGVGWFLAVLVFIGGMVFNIGNIAGTGLGVNAMLGVDAKIGGVISAVVAILIFLSKKAGMALDRIVVLLGAIMILLMLYVAIVAAPPVGDALRNVVLPEKIDFLIITTLIGGTVGGYITYAGAHRMIDSGTSGVEHVKSISNISILAIIVTGVMRVLLFLAILGVVAGGVVLASDNKAAEAFGHAAGDIGIRAFGIILWAAALTSVIGAAYTSVSFVTKRTTSERTRNLITVAFIAVCGIIYLFLGKAPATLLIFAGAFNGLILPVGFAVLLWVAWRRRDLMGGYKYPKFLLLVGVLAWLLSVFLGWNSLAGLAALWQG, encoded by the coding sequence ATGGCACTTCCTGAGTCAAAGACTGAAATGAGCCCCAAAGCTCGGCGCACCGCCCTGCTAGGCGCCATGTTCTTGATGGCCACCAGCGCCATCGGCCCTGGATTCATTACCCAGACCACCGAATTCACAGTGAAAATCGGCGCGGCCTTCGCCTTCGCTATCGTTGTGTCCATCCTCGTCGACATCGCGGTACAGTTGAACGTCTGGCGCGTTATTGGCGTCTCGGGCATGCGCGCTCAAGAACTTGGCAATAAGGTTCTACCTGGTGTGGGCTGGTTCTTGGCAGTCCTTGTCTTCATCGGAGGCATGGTCTTCAATATCGGCAACATCGCCGGTACCGGACTTGGCGTCAACGCAATGCTCGGTGTGGATGCCAAAATCGGCGGAGTGATCTCAGCTGTCGTCGCCATCCTGATCTTCCTGTCCAAGAAAGCCGGAATGGCTTTGGACCGCATCGTCGTACTGCTCGGTGCCATCATGATTCTGTTGATGCTCTACGTAGCGATTGTCGCCGCGCCACCTGTTGGCGACGCCCTGCGCAACGTGGTTCTGCCTGAGAAGATCGACTTCCTGATTATCACCACCCTGATCGGTGGCACCGTTGGTGGTTACATCACCTACGCTGGTGCGCACCGCATGATTGACTCGGGCACCAGCGGTGTTGAGCACGTCAAATCAATTTCCAACATCTCGATCTTGGCTATCATCGTCACCGGTGTCATGCGAGTGCTCTTGTTCCTTGCGATCCTCGGCGTTGTTGCCGGCGGCGTGGTGCTGGCCAGCGATAACAAGGCAGCCGAAGCTTTCGGCCACGCCGCAGGCGATATCGGTATTCGAGCCTTCGGCATCATCCTGTGGGCTGCGGCTCTGACCAGCGTTATCGGAGCGGCTTATACGTCGGTTTCCTTTGTTACCAAGCGGACCACCTCAGAACGTACCCGCAATTTAATCACCGTCGCCTTCATCGCAGTCTGCGGCATCATCTACCTGTTCCTGGGCAAGGCGCCAGCTACCTTGCTGATCTTCGCCGGAGCATTCAACGGCCTGATCTTGCCTGTGGGCTTCGCAGTTCTGCTGTGGGTCGCGTGGCGCCGTCGAGATCTCATGGGCGGTTACAAGTACCCGAAGTTCCTGTTGCTTGTAGGTGTGCTGGCATGGCTGTTGAGCGTGTTCCTCGGATGGAACTCGTTGGCCGGGCTAGCAGCGCTCTGGCAGGGCTAA
- a CDS encoding putative hydro-lyase translates to MTVAERSALSPSQAREFFREGQVLPTAGISAGYAQANLMIVPRDLAFDVLLFAQRNPKSCPVLGVLEAGEVSSELLAGGDIRTDVPKYVVYENGVKVAELTDLTEYWRDDLVTFIIGCSFTFESALMDNGISVAHIDQGVNVPMYKTTTRSSTAGAISGPMVVSMRPIPASQVADAVRITSRYPAVHGAPVHIGNPEELGITDLSKPDFGDAVKIPEGSIPVFWACGVTPQAAVMESKPSLAIGHAPGHMLITDIKDAQYQVP, encoded by the coding sequence ATGACCGTGGCCGAACGTTCGGCATTATCCCCAAGCCAAGCTCGTGAGTTCTTCCGCGAAGGCCAAGTGCTTCCCACTGCTGGAATCAGTGCTGGGTATGCGCAGGCGAACCTCATGATCGTGCCTAGGGACCTGGCGTTTGATGTTCTGCTTTTTGCCCAGCGTAACCCCAAATCCTGCCCGGTGCTGGGCGTGCTTGAAGCAGGGGAAGTATCCAGCGAACTACTGGCTGGCGGAGACATCAGAACCGATGTTCCGAAGTACGTGGTCTATGAAAATGGGGTCAAGGTTGCTGAACTCACCGACCTGACCGAGTATTGGCGCGATGATTTGGTCACCTTCATCATCGGCTGTTCGTTCACCTTTGAGTCAGCCTTGATGGACAACGGAATCTCCGTCGCCCACATTGATCAAGGCGTCAATGTTCCCATGTACAAGACCACGACGCGCAGCTCCACTGCTGGGGCGATCTCCGGCCCAATGGTGGTGTCGATGAGGCCCATTCCGGCGTCACAGGTGGCAGATGCTGTTCGGATTACCTCGCGATATCCAGCGGTGCACGGAGCACCGGTACATATCGGCAATCCGGAAGAGCTGGGAATTACTGACCTGTCGAAACCAGACTTTGGTGACGCGGTGAAAATTCCCGAAGGTAGTATTCCGGTGTTCTGGGCTTGCGGCGTCACGCCACAAGCAGCTGTCATGGAGTCGAAGCCATCGCTGGCCATCGGGCATGCACCTGGCCACATGCTGATCACCGACATCAAAGATGCACAATATCAGGTGCCATAA
- a CDS encoding adenosine deaminase encodes MNLPVAELHIHLEGTLEPEMIMSLADKHSIDLPYSSIDELRAQYEFSNLQSFLDLFYANMLVLRTREDFYEITMAYLQRAHASGVRHVELFFDPQAHVERGMDLRDVIAGIRDALSEAQDRWGISHKLIACFWRHAPASEALELLRLMIAQKHEIDGIGLDSSELGFPPELFVEVFDLAREHGLHVVAHAGEEGPADYIWQALDLLKVERVDHGIRCLDDEKLVQRLVAEQMPLTVCPLSNIRLRAVDTMADHPLPSMLEAGLKVSVHSDDPAYFGGYMDANFASLMKAFNFSTEQLARLARNSFESSFIDDSAKSERLAEVEAWVSQR; translated from the coding sequence GTGAACTTGCCCGTTGCCGAATTACATATCCATCTCGAAGGAACTCTAGAGCCCGAGATGATCATGTCGCTGGCCGACAAGCATTCAATTGATCTGCCTTACAGCTCAATCGACGAGCTGCGGGCGCAGTACGAGTTCAGCAACCTGCAGTCATTCCTTGACCTGTTCTACGCCAACATGCTGGTACTTCGCACCCGCGAGGATTTCTACGAAATCACCATGGCCTACTTGCAGCGCGCACACGCTTCCGGCGTGCGCCACGTGGAATTATTCTTTGACCCCCAAGCCCATGTAGAGCGCGGCATGGACCTGCGCGATGTCATCGCGGGTATTCGTGACGCGTTGAGCGAAGCACAAGATCGCTGGGGAATCTCGCACAAACTCATCGCCTGCTTCTGGCGTCATGCACCGGCCAGCGAAGCGTTGGAGCTCTTGCGCCTGATGATCGCGCAGAAGCACGAAATCGATGGCATCGGACTGGACTCCTCCGAACTGGGATTCCCACCAGAACTCTTTGTTGAAGTTTTCGACTTAGCCCGCGAGCATGGCTTGCACGTTGTCGCCCATGCCGGCGAAGAAGGCCCAGCCGACTACATTTGGCAGGCTTTGGATCTGCTCAAGGTGGAGCGAGTGGATCATGGAATTCGTTGCTTGGATGATGAGAAGCTGGTGCAGCGGCTCGTTGCAGAACAGATGCCGCTGACCGTCTGCCCGCTGTCAAATATTCGTCTGCGTGCGGTGGACACCATGGCGGATCACCCATTGCCATCCATGCTTGAGGCGGGGCTGAAGGTTTCGGTGCATTCCGATGATCCGGCGTATTTCGGCGGGTACATGGACGCCAACTTCGCTTCACTGATGAAAGCTTTCAATTTCAGCACCGAGCAATTGGCACGGTTGGCCCGAAATTCTTTTGAATCTTCATTCATTGACGATTCTGCGAAGAGCGAGCGGCTGGCGGAAGTAGAGGCTTGGGTTAGCCAACGCTAA
- a CDS encoding GntR family transcriptional regulator, giving the protein MKSSSNVSKLPAKAPHAHSSVWAANLLRTRIAEGELLPGDKLSEQSLAESLGLSRNTLRESFTLLDSELIITRIPNRGVFVASPDADDVREIYAVRRTIEPACLAWGPELDLEQLGKIIVEARAALAAKDIPRMASANQAFHQQLVRSSDSTLVQELMGRVLAKMRLVFHAMSDAPDFHSHYVEQNARLVDLLSKGQRDEAATALRGYLDKAEAELLEHINKASD; this is encoded by the coding sequence ATGAAATCCAGCAGCAATGTCTCCAAGCTTCCGGCCAAAGCACCCCATGCGCACAGCAGCGTTTGGGCCGCAAACCTTTTGCGTACTCGCATCGCCGAAGGTGAATTGTTGCCCGGAGACAAACTGTCTGAACAGTCCTTGGCGGAGTCGTTGGGGCTTTCACGCAATACCTTGCGTGAAAGCTTCACCCTGCTCGACAGTGAACTGATCATCACCCGAATCCCCAATCGTGGGGTTTTTGTTGCGTCTCCAGATGCTGATGATGTGCGAGAAATCTATGCGGTGCGACGCACCATTGAGCCTGCTTGCCTGGCTTGGGGTCCAGAACTGGATTTGGAGCAGCTGGGCAAGATCATTGTTGAAGCTCGCGCGGCTTTGGCAGCTAAGGACATTCCCCGGATGGCCAGCGCCAATCAGGCGTTCCACCAGCAGCTGGTTCGATCTTCTGACAGTACTTTGGTCCAAGAGCTCATGGGACGTGTGCTGGCCAAAATGCGTTTGGTCTTCCACGCGATGAGTGACGCCCCTGATTTCCACTCGCACTATGTGGAGCAAAATGCCCGCTTGGTGGATCTACTGAGTAAAGGCCAACGCGATGAAGCAGCCACGGCCCTGCGCGGGTACTTGGACAAGGCTGAAGCGGAGTTGCTCGAACACATCAACAAGGCATCCGATTAG